Proteins co-encoded in one Populus trichocarpa isolate Nisqually-1 chromosome 10, P.trichocarpa_v4.1, whole genome shotgun sequence genomic window:
- the LOC7464594 gene encoding sister chromatid cohesion 1 protein 4 isoform X1, giving the protein MFYSQFILAKKGPLGTIWIAAHLERKLRKNQVADTDIGVSVDSILFPEVPIALRLSSHLLLGVVRIYSRKVNYLFDDCSEALLKVKQAFRSTAVDLPPEESTAPYHSITLPETFDLDDFELPDNDFFQGNYVDHHISTREQITLQDTMDGVVYSTSQFGLDERFGDGDTSHVGLDIEEDLFLAKAATPRPDEVLELNLQTAVEPADRKVEEDHDMIGGAEAMPVNGIRNKMVSQASNSESLDYAQAPSTPGLIEEPNLSSVQDGLACDDHLESEDHNLTEVVGIESTGNASSKPDLHQRDGTMNLSPGNHLNYDTVVCMPAEENGCLSGDLEINQAKSQGELQSTALADGTICALDGSDKLEVINNVVCKCSESTGVRLYEPDNFEITYAVEDLSSLGKTVDASSGCPLELAGAPEDVAQACEGPEDPDTLNKNVDNEKIHTSMGMLRACNSHLNEPDSSSHGINNDELPPEPQDVPSREEALHGSGISTKVQGEECHATDGTQSVENQISELNLHGEIQVGGKQDEQPDNAFYSDNQLENLNGSLTAELPTPEKLLSVPQELLDKPNDLLVESTPDKEMVDGGDRSSAGTNITGKKRSFTENSLTVQSLNSIDSFGVSRSKRTVDSIPDDDDLLSSILVGRRSSVLKMKPTPPAPEVASMKRARSVSRPSAMKRKVLMDDSMVLLGDTIRQQLTNTEDIRRLRKKAPCTRTEILTIQRQSLDEEIFSEPVLTGMSAELTCLQSETFDLSRIDLAENDDNNTSSEVAKDSSRPTVAQDNELEASTELANCRNDVDGQPAESPIWTENQQGEDQQLSLDFVNQGQMNAIADVADYRSAEHKTLGEMTEMEIDKENTEIADAANHAAVLQFEGSHTELISGDAGNMLDGLALMDSTIGEDGSLHMDTSILPSDMMDTELFEEAALRDVGDGKTLDDGILDHHTKNVVAVVTELREGGEILLEESKAGAPVEVGVDLQADGFAPSDDADMLLANMSSKNGGCINLASVNVDQAQDDVENDKLGDGNEDGVLAVSPGHADKDREFNHLCSEDKMNSAFPKGLDGDFKNASLNFGDYLVFQEADQERTADAEITSADHPADLQDVAFANDTEFLNVDDDMGEEDDDGMPGPEDARLLDNSGWSSRTRAVAKYLQTIFDNEGGNGRKVISVDSLLAGKTRKEASRMFFETLVLKTRDYIHVEQLKPFDSINVKPRAKLMKSDF; this is encoded by the exons ATGTTTTATTCACAGTTTATATTGGCCAAGAAAGGGCCTTTAGGTACAATTTGGATAGCTGCTCATTTGGAGAGGAAGCTTCGGAAGAACCAGGTTGCTGATACCGATATTGGTGTCTCTGTAG ATTCAATTCTTTTTCCTGAAGTACCAATTGCGCTGAGATTGTCTAGTCATCTTCTGCTTGGTGTGGTGAGGATATATTCAAGAAAGGTGAATTACCTTTTTGATGATTGCAGTGAAGCTTTGCTGAAGGTAAAGCAGGCTTTCCGCTCCACTGCAGTTGATCTACCACCAGAGGAATCGACTGCCCCATATCACTCCATCACCTTGCCAGAGACTTTTGACCTTGATGATTTTGAGCTTCCagacaatgatttttttcaggG CAACTATGTCGATCATCACATTAGTACAAGGGAGCAAATTACCCTTCAAGACACAATGGATGGTGTCGTGTACTCCACATCACAATTTGGGTTGGATG AGCGGTTTGGTGATGGTGACACTTCTCATGTTGGTTTGGACATTGAAGAG GACCTGTTCCTAGCCAAGGCTGCAACTCCAAGGCCTGATGAAGTTTTAGA GCTGAACCTTCAGACAGCTGTCGAACCAGCAGATCGAAAAGTGGAGGAAGATCATGACATGATTGGAGGTGCAGAAGCCATGCCAGTGAATGGTATTAGAAACAAG ATGGTAAGTCAAGCTTCAAATTCAGAATCTCTTGACTATGCTCAGGCTCCTTCCACTCCTGGTTTAATAGAAGAGCCAAACTTGTCCAGTGTTCAGGATGGTCTGGCCTGTGATGATCATTTGGAATCAGAAGATCACAATTTAACTGAAGTAGTAGGAATAGAGAGCACAGGCAATGCTTCCAGTAAGCCAGATCTTCATCAGAGGGATGGCACAATGAATTTGTCTCCGGGCAATCATTTAAACTACGATACTGTTGTGTGCATGCCTGCCGAGGAGAATGGCTGCCTTTCTGGTGATCTGGAAATCAATCAAGCAAAGTCACAAGGAGAGTTGCAATCCACTGCTTTGGCAGATGGGACCATTTGTGCGTTGGATGGATCAGACAAGTTAGAAGTGATAAATAATGTTGTTTGCAAGTGCAGCGAATCCACAGGAGTTAGGTTATATGAAccagataattttgaaattacttATGCTGTGGAAGACTTGAGCTCACTTGGAAAAACTGTAGATGCAAGTTCTGGCTGTCCATTGGAATTGGCTGGTGCCCCAGAGGATGTTGCTCAGGCTTGCGAAGGACCAGAGGATCCTGATACTTTGAACAAAAATGTTGATAATGAAAAGATACACACTTCCATGGGTATGCTCCGGGCATGCAATTCCCATTTGAATGAGCCCGATTCATCATCTCATGGGATTAATAATGATGAGCTCCCCCCTGAGCCACAAGATGTGCCAAGCAGGGAGGAAGCGCTCCATGGTTCTGGAATTTCCACTAAGGTGCAAG GTGAAGAATGCCATGCGACTGATGGTACACAATCAGTGGAGAATCAGATATCAGAGCTCAATTTACATGGAGAAATTCAAGTAGGAGGGAAACAAGATGAACAACCAGACAATGCATTCTATAGTGATAATCAGTTGGAGAACTTGAATGGTTCCTTGACCGCCGAATTGCCTACACCTGAAAAGTTGCTTTCTGTACCACAAGAACTTCTTGATAAGCCAAATGATTTGCTGGTCGAGTCAACACCAGACAAAGAAATGGTAGATGGGGGTGACAGAAGCAGTGCTGGAACCAACATTACTGGAAAAAAGCGCAGTTTTACAGAAAATTCACTAACTGTGCAAAGTTTAAATTCAATTGATTCTTTTGGAGTCTCCAGATCAAAGAGAACTGTAGATTCCATtcctgatgatgatgatttgcTATCTTCTATATTAG TTGGAAGAAGATCTTCAGTTCTGAAAATGAAGCCTACTCCACCTGCACCTGAAGTGGCATCCATGAAACGTGCCCGGTCTGTATCTCGACCCAGTGCCATGAAGAGGAAGGTGCTCATGGATGATTCAATGGTCTTGCTTGGCGA TACTATACGCCAACAATTAACTAATACTGAAGACATACGTCGCTTACGAAAAAAAGCTCCTTGCACACGCACTGAGATTTTGACGATCCAGAGACAATCCTTAGATGAAGAAATTTTCAGTGAACCGGTATTGACTG GTATGTCGGCAGAGCTGACATGTTTGCAAAGTGAAACATTTGATTTGAGCAGAATTGATTTGGCTGAAAATGATGATAACAATACTTCTTCTGAAGTGGCGAAGGATTCTAGTAGACCAACTGTTGCTCAAGATAATGAATTGGAAGCAAGCACTGAACTTGCCAATTGCAGAAATGATGTTGATGGACAACCAGCTGAGAGTCCCATTTGGACTGAGAACCAGCAGGGTGAAGATCAACAATTGAGTTTAGATTTTGTTAATCAAGGGCAGATGAATGCTATTGCTGATGTTGCTGATTATAGATCTGCAGAACACAAAACATTGGGGGAAATGACCGAAATGGAAATTGACAAAGAGAACACAGAAATTGCAGATGCAGCAAACCACGCTGCTGTTCTGCAATTTGAGGGATCTCACACTGAACTGATTTCTGGCGATGCTGGTAATATGCTGGATGGGTTGGCTCTCATGGATAGCACCATTGGCGAAGATGGTTCTCTTCATATGGATACTTCAATCCTGCCATCAGATATGATGGATACTGAACTGTTTGAGGAGGCTGCCTTGAGGGATGTGGGTGATGGAAAAACACTTGATGATGGAATTTTAGATCATCATACAAAAAATGTTGTTGCAGTTGTTACTGAATTGAGGGAAGGGGGAGAGATTTTGTTGGAAGAAAGCAAAGCTGGTGCACCAGTGGAAGTTGGAGTAGATTTGCAGGCTGATGGTTTTGCACCTTCTGATGATGCAGACATGTTGCTTGCAAATATGTCTTCAAAAAATGGTGGATGCATTAACCTCGCTTCTGTAAATGTTGACCAAGCTCAAGATGATGTTGAAAATGACAAGCTAGGGGATGGTAATGAAGATGGGGTCCTAGCTGTGAGCCCAGGGCATGCTGACAAGGACAGAGAGTTTAATCATCTATGCAGTGAAGATAAGATGAATTCTGCATTTCCCAAAGGACTTGACGGAGACTTCAAAAATGCTTCTCTAAATTTTGGAGATTATCTAGTCTTTCAAGAAGCTGATCAAGAGAGAACTGCAGATGCTGAAATAACTTCTGCCGACCATCCTGCT GATCTTCAAGATGTTGCATTTGCAAATGATACAG aatttttgaacGTAGATGATGATATgggtgaagaagatgatgatggcaTGCCAGGTCCTGAAGATGCCCGCCTTCTTGACAATAGTGGATGGTCTTCCCGCACCAG AGCTGTTGCCAAGTACCTTCAGACTATATTTGATAATGAAGGTGGAAATGGTAGGAAGGTCATTTCAGTGGACAGCCTTCTGGCTGGTAAAACGCGGAAGGAGGCATCAAGAATGTTCTTTGAAACTTTG GTTCTTAAAACAAGGGATTACATCCATGTAGAACAGTTGAAACCCTTTGACAGTATCAATGTAAAGCCACGAGCAAAGCTCATGAAATCAGACTTCTGA
- the LOC7464594 gene encoding sister chromatid cohesion 1 protein 4 isoform X2: protein MMVSQASNSESLDYAQAPSTPGLIEEPNLSSVQDGLACDDHLESEDHNLTEVVGIESTGNASSKPDLHQRDGTMNLSPGNHLNYDTVVCMPAEENGCLSGDLEINQAKSQGELQSTALADGTICALDGSDKLEVINNVVCKCSESTGVRLYEPDNFEITYAVEDLSSLGKTVDASSGCPLELAGAPEDVAQACEGPEDPDTLNKNVDNEKIHTSMGMLRACNSHLNEPDSSSHGINNDELPPEPQDVPSREEALHGSGISTKVQGEECHATDGTQSVENQISELNLHGEIQVGGKQDEQPDNAFYSDNQLENLNGSLTAELPTPEKLLSVPQELLDKPNDLLVESTPDKEMVDGGDRSSAGTNITGKKRSFTENSLTVQSLNSIDSFGVSRSKRTVDSIPDDDDLLSSILVGRRSSVLKMKPTPPAPEVASMKRARSVSRPSAMKRKVLMDDSMVLLGDTIRQQLTNTEDIRRLRKKAPCTRTEILTIQRQSLDEEIFSEPVLTGMSAELTCLQSETFDLSRIDLAENDDNNTSSEVAKDSSRPTVAQDNELEASTELANCRNDVDGQPAESPIWTENQQGEDQQLSLDFVNQGQMNAIADVADYRSAEHKTLGEMTEMEIDKENTEIADAANHAAVLQFEGSHTELISGDAGNMLDGLALMDSTIGEDGSLHMDTSILPSDMMDTELFEEAALRDVGDGKTLDDGILDHHTKNVVAVVTELREGGEILLEESKAGAPVEVGVDLQADGFAPSDDADMLLANMSSKNGGCINLASVNVDQAQDDVENDKLGDGNEDGVLAVSPGHADKDREFNHLCSEDKMNSAFPKGLDGDFKNASLNFGDYLVFQEADQERTADAEITSADHPADLQDVAFANDTEFLNVDDDMGEEDDDGMPGPEDARLLDNSGWSSRTRAVAKYLQTIFDNEGGNGRKVISVDSLLAGKTRKEASRMFFETLVLKTRDYIHVEQLKPFDSINVKPRAKLMKSDF from the exons ATG ATGGTAAGTCAAGCTTCAAATTCAGAATCTCTTGACTATGCTCAGGCTCCTTCCACTCCTGGTTTAATAGAAGAGCCAAACTTGTCCAGTGTTCAGGATGGTCTGGCCTGTGATGATCATTTGGAATCAGAAGATCACAATTTAACTGAAGTAGTAGGAATAGAGAGCACAGGCAATGCTTCCAGTAAGCCAGATCTTCATCAGAGGGATGGCACAATGAATTTGTCTCCGGGCAATCATTTAAACTACGATACTGTTGTGTGCATGCCTGCCGAGGAGAATGGCTGCCTTTCTGGTGATCTGGAAATCAATCAAGCAAAGTCACAAGGAGAGTTGCAATCCACTGCTTTGGCAGATGGGACCATTTGTGCGTTGGATGGATCAGACAAGTTAGAAGTGATAAATAATGTTGTTTGCAAGTGCAGCGAATCCACAGGAGTTAGGTTATATGAAccagataattttgaaattacttATGCTGTGGAAGACTTGAGCTCACTTGGAAAAACTGTAGATGCAAGTTCTGGCTGTCCATTGGAATTGGCTGGTGCCCCAGAGGATGTTGCTCAGGCTTGCGAAGGACCAGAGGATCCTGATACTTTGAACAAAAATGTTGATAATGAAAAGATACACACTTCCATGGGTATGCTCCGGGCATGCAATTCCCATTTGAATGAGCCCGATTCATCATCTCATGGGATTAATAATGATGAGCTCCCCCCTGAGCCACAAGATGTGCCAAGCAGGGAGGAAGCGCTCCATGGTTCTGGAATTTCCACTAAGGTGCAAG GTGAAGAATGCCATGCGACTGATGGTACACAATCAGTGGAGAATCAGATATCAGAGCTCAATTTACATGGAGAAATTCAAGTAGGAGGGAAACAAGATGAACAACCAGACAATGCATTCTATAGTGATAATCAGTTGGAGAACTTGAATGGTTCCTTGACCGCCGAATTGCCTACACCTGAAAAGTTGCTTTCTGTACCACAAGAACTTCTTGATAAGCCAAATGATTTGCTGGTCGAGTCAACACCAGACAAAGAAATGGTAGATGGGGGTGACAGAAGCAGTGCTGGAACCAACATTACTGGAAAAAAGCGCAGTTTTACAGAAAATTCACTAACTGTGCAAAGTTTAAATTCAATTGATTCTTTTGGAGTCTCCAGATCAAAGAGAACTGTAGATTCCATtcctgatgatgatgatttgcTATCTTCTATATTAG TTGGAAGAAGATCTTCAGTTCTGAAAATGAAGCCTACTCCACCTGCACCTGAAGTGGCATCCATGAAACGTGCCCGGTCTGTATCTCGACCCAGTGCCATGAAGAGGAAGGTGCTCATGGATGATTCAATGGTCTTGCTTGGCGA TACTATACGCCAACAATTAACTAATACTGAAGACATACGTCGCTTACGAAAAAAAGCTCCTTGCACACGCACTGAGATTTTGACGATCCAGAGACAATCCTTAGATGAAGAAATTTTCAGTGAACCGGTATTGACTG GTATGTCGGCAGAGCTGACATGTTTGCAAAGTGAAACATTTGATTTGAGCAGAATTGATTTGGCTGAAAATGATGATAACAATACTTCTTCTGAAGTGGCGAAGGATTCTAGTAGACCAACTGTTGCTCAAGATAATGAATTGGAAGCAAGCACTGAACTTGCCAATTGCAGAAATGATGTTGATGGACAACCAGCTGAGAGTCCCATTTGGACTGAGAACCAGCAGGGTGAAGATCAACAATTGAGTTTAGATTTTGTTAATCAAGGGCAGATGAATGCTATTGCTGATGTTGCTGATTATAGATCTGCAGAACACAAAACATTGGGGGAAATGACCGAAATGGAAATTGACAAAGAGAACACAGAAATTGCAGATGCAGCAAACCACGCTGCTGTTCTGCAATTTGAGGGATCTCACACTGAACTGATTTCTGGCGATGCTGGTAATATGCTGGATGGGTTGGCTCTCATGGATAGCACCATTGGCGAAGATGGTTCTCTTCATATGGATACTTCAATCCTGCCATCAGATATGATGGATACTGAACTGTTTGAGGAGGCTGCCTTGAGGGATGTGGGTGATGGAAAAACACTTGATGATGGAATTTTAGATCATCATACAAAAAATGTTGTTGCAGTTGTTACTGAATTGAGGGAAGGGGGAGAGATTTTGTTGGAAGAAAGCAAAGCTGGTGCACCAGTGGAAGTTGGAGTAGATTTGCAGGCTGATGGTTTTGCACCTTCTGATGATGCAGACATGTTGCTTGCAAATATGTCTTCAAAAAATGGTGGATGCATTAACCTCGCTTCTGTAAATGTTGACCAAGCTCAAGATGATGTTGAAAATGACAAGCTAGGGGATGGTAATGAAGATGGGGTCCTAGCTGTGAGCCCAGGGCATGCTGACAAGGACAGAGAGTTTAATCATCTATGCAGTGAAGATAAGATGAATTCTGCATTTCCCAAAGGACTTGACGGAGACTTCAAAAATGCTTCTCTAAATTTTGGAGATTATCTAGTCTTTCAAGAAGCTGATCAAGAGAGAACTGCAGATGCTGAAATAACTTCTGCCGACCATCCTGCT GATCTTCAAGATGTTGCATTTGCAAATGATACAG aatttttgaacGTAGATGATGATATgggtgaagaagatgatgatggcaTGCCAGGTCCTGAAGATGCCCGCCTTCTTGACAATAGTGGATGGTCTTCCCGCACCAG AGCTGTTGCCAAGTACCTTCAGACTATATTTGATAATGAAGGTGGAAATGGTAGGAAGGTCATTTCAGTGGACAGCCTTCTGGCTGGTAAAACGCGGAAGGAGGCATCAAGAATGTTCTTTGAAACTTTG GTTCTTAAAACAAGGGATTACATCCATGTAGAACAGTTGAAACCCTTTGACAGTATCAATGTAAAGCCACGAGCAAAGCTCATGAAATCAGACTTCTGA
- the LOC7464596 gene encoding sm-like protein LSM36B: MSSGGEKGSTTTKTPADFLKSIRGRPVVVKLNSGVDYRGILACLDGYMNIAMEQTEEYVNGQLKNKYGDAFIRGNNVLYISTSKRTLADGA, encoded by the exons atgtcaagcgGAGGAGAGAAGGGATCGACCACCACGAAAACACCCGCTGATTTCCTCAAATCGATACGCGGCCGCCCTGTTGTAGTCAAGCTCAATTCTGGAGTTGATTATAGAG GTATTTTAGCTTGTCTTGATGGGTACATGAACATAGCAATGGAACAAACAGAGGAATACGTAAATGGCcaactgaaaaacaaatatggtgATGCTTTCATCCGAGGAAATAATG TTCTGTACATCAGCACTTCAAAGAGGACACTTGCAGATGGTGCATAG
- the LOC7474389 gene encoding beta-glucosidase 42 isoform X1, translating into MQRGRSSSRQQEKEIEMAKKEEFLKEHEYLNEKEVSRSDFPPDFIFGVATSAYQIEGASNEGGRGPSIWDAFAQSKGNILDGSNGDVAVDHYHRYKEDIEIIAKLGFDAYRFSISWSRIFPDGLGTKVNDEGIAFYNNVINALLEKGIQPYVTLYHWDLPLHLQESMEGWLNKEVVKYFAIYADTCFASFGDRVKHWITLNEPLQTAINGYDSGSFAPGRHDQPSTEPYLASHHQILAHAAAVSIYRNKYKDKQGGQIGLVLDCEWAETGSNKTEDKVAASRRLEFQLGWYLNPLYYGDYPEVMREILGEQLPKFTEEDKELLRNPMDFVGLNHYTSRFITHATESPEESYYYKAQLMERRVEFEGGEPIGEKAASEWLYVCPWGLRKVLNYLAQKYNNPTIYVTENGMDDEDIDAPLHEVLDDNLRVRYFKGYLASVAQAIKDGVQVKGYFAWSLLDNFEWAQGYTKRFGLVYVDYKNGLSRHPKSSAYWFMRFLKGVEGKSGKEE; encoded by the exons ATGCAACGTGG TCGTTCTTCTTCACggcaacaagaaaaagaaatagaaatggCAAAGAAAGAGGAGTTCTTGAAGGAACATGAATATTTGAACGAGAAAGAAGTGTCCCGCTCTGACTTCCCTCCTGATTTTATCTTTGGAGTTGCCACTTCTGCTTATCAG ATTGAAGGAGCCAGCAACGAAGGTGGCAGGGGTCCTTCTATATGGGACGCTTTTGCGCAGTCTaaag GAAACATACTTGATGGAAGCAATGGTGATGTAGCAGTGGATCATTATCATCGATACAAG GAAGATATTGAGATCATAGCCAAACTGGGGTTTGATGCTTATCGATTTTCCATATCATGGTCTCGAATCTTCCCCG ATGGTTTGGGAACCAAAGTCAACGACGAAGGGATTGCTTTCTACAATAACGTCATTAATGCTCTTCTTGAAAAGG GTATTCAGCCATATGTAACTTTGTACCACTGGGACCTTCCCCTGCATCTTCAGGAGTCAATGGAAGGGTGGTTAAATAAAGAAGTTGT aaaatattttgcaatcTATGCAGATACTTGTTTTGCAAGTTTTGGTGATAGAGTTAAGCATTGGATCACACTTAATGAGCCTCTCCAAACAGCAATAAATGGTTATGACTCTGGGAGTTTTGCACCTGGAAGACATGACCAGCCATCAACAGAACCTTATTTGGCTTCACACCACCAGATCTTGGCCCATGCAGCAGCTGTTTCCATATACCGAAACAAGTACAAG GACAAGCAAGGGGGACAAATAGGATTGGTCCTTGACTGTGAATGGGCAGAAACTGGTTCAAACAAAACAGAAGACAAAGTTGCAGCATCTAGACGCCTCGAATTTCAGCTTGGATG GTACTTGAATCCATTATATTACGGAGACTATCCAGAAGTTATGCGTGAAATACTGGGAGAACAGCTCCCAAAATTCACAGAGGAAGATAAGGAGTTGCTTAGAAACCCAATGGACTTTGTAGGTCTAAATCATTACACCTCAAGGTTCATAACTCATGCAACAGAGAGCCCTGAAGAATCCTATTACTATAAAGCACAATTGATGGAGAGAAGAG TTGAATTTGAAGGGGGGGAGCCAATTGGTGAGAAG GCAGCATCAGAGTGGCTTTATGTTTGTCCTTGGGGACTCCGGAAGGTTCTCAATTACTTAGCTCAGAAATACAACAATCCCACAATATATGTTACAGAGAATG GTATGGATGACGAGGACATTGATGCCCCACTTCATGAAGTTCTAGATGACAATCTGAGAGTTCGCTATTTTAAAGGATACCTTGCTTCAGTTGCTCAGGCAATCAA GGATGGAGTACAAGTGAAGGGATATTTTGCATGGTCATTACTGGACAACTTTGAGTGGGCTCAAGGTTATACCAAGCGTTTCGGTTTGGTGTATGTGGATTACAAGAATGGGCTCTCTCGGCACCCAAAATCTTCTGCTTATTGGTTCATGCGGTTCTTAAAAGGTGTTGAAGGGAAAAGCGGCAAAGAAGAGTGA
- the LOC7474389 gene encoding beta-glucosidase 42 isoform X2, whose product MAKKEEFLKEHEYLNEKEVSRSDFPPDFIFGVATSAYQIEGASNEGGRGPSIWDAFAQSKGNILDGSNGDVAVDHYHRYKEDIEIIAKLGFDAYRFSISWSRIFPDGLGTKVNDEGIAFYNNVINALLEKGIQPYVTLYHWDLPLHLQESMEGWLNKEVVKYFAIYADTCFASFGDRVKHWITLNEPLQTAINGYDSGSFAPGRHDQPSTEPYLASHHQILAHAAAVSIYRNKYKDKQGGQIGLVLDCEWAETGSNKTEDKVAASRRLEFQLGWYLNPLYYGDYPEVMREILGEQLPKFTEEDKELLRNPMDFVGLNHYTSRFITHATESPEESYYYKAQLMERRVEFEGGEPIGEKAASEWLYVCPWGLRKVLNYLAQKYNNPTIYVTENGMDDEDIDAPLHEVLDDNLRVRYFKGYLASVAQAIKDGVQVKGYFAWSLLDNFEWAQGYTKRFGLVYVDYKNGLSRHPKSSAYWFMRFLKGVEGKSGKEE is encoded by the exons atggCAAAGAAAGAGGAGTTCTTGAAGGAACATGAATATTTGAACGAGAAAGAAGTGTCCCGCTCTGACTTCCCTCCTGATTTTATCTTTGGAGTTGCCACTTCTGCTTATCAG ATTGAAGGAGCCAGCAACGAAGGTGGCAGGGGTCCTTCTATATGGGACGCTTTTGCGCAGTCTaaag GAAACATACTTGATGGAAGCAATGGTGATGTAGCAGTGGATCATTATCATCGATACAAG GAAGATATTGAGATCATAGCCAAACTGGGGTTTGATGCTTATCGATTTTCCATATCATGGTCTCGAATCTTCCCCG ATGGTTTGGGAACCAAAGTCAACGACGAAGGGATTGCTTTCTACAATAACGTCATTAATGCTCTTCTTGAAAAGG GTATTCAGCCATATGTAACTTTGTACCACTGGGACCTTCCCCTGCATCTTCAGGAGTCAATGGAAGGGTGGTTAAATAAAGAAGTTGT aaaatattttgcaatcTATGCAGATACTTGTTTTGCAAGTTTTGGTGATAGAGTTAAGCATTGGATCACACTTAATGAGCCTCTCCAAACAGCAATAAATGGTTATGACTCTGGGAGTTTTGCACCTGGAAGACATGACCAGCCATCAACAGAACCTTATTTGGCTTCACACCACCAGATCTTGGCCCATGCAGCAGCTGTTTCCATATACCGAAACAAGTACAAG GACAAGCAAGGGGGACAAATAGGATTGGTCCTTGACTGTGAATGGGCAGAAACTGGTTCAAACAAAACAGAAGACAAAGTTGCAGCATCTAGACGCCTCGAATTTCAGCTTGGATG GTACTTGAATCCATTATATTACGGAGACTATCCAGAAGTTATGCGTGAAATACTGGGAGAACAGCTCCCAAAATTCACAGAGGAAGATAAGGAGTTGCTTAGAAACCCAATGGACTTTGTAGGTCTAAATCATTACACCTCAAGGTTCATAACTCATGCAACAGAGAGCCCTGAAGAATCCTATTACTATAAAGCACAATTGATGGAGAGAAGAG TTGAATTTGAAGGGGGGGAGCCAATTGGTGAGAAG GCAGCATCAGAGTGGCTTTATGTTTGTCCTTGGGGACTCCGGAAGGTTCTCAATTACTTAGCTCAGAAATACAACAATCCCACAATATATGTTACAGAGAATG GTATGGATGACGAGGACATTGATGCCCCACTTCATGAAGTTCTAGATGACAATCTGAGAGTTCGCTATTTTAAAGGATACCTTGCTTCAGTTGCTCAGGCAATCAA GGATGGAGTACAAGTGAAGGGATATTTTGCATGGTCATTACTGGACAACTTTGAGTGGGCTCAAGGTTATACCAAGCGTTTCGGTTTGGTGTATGTGGATTACAAGAATGGGCTCTCTCGGCACCCAAAATCTTCTGCTTATTGGTTCATGCGGTTCTTAAAAGGTGTTGAAGGGAAAAGCGGCAAAGAAGAGTGA